The region ACCCATCTTCCCCACACGCCACCACACAAACACGTCCCGGAGTCCGGATGATCGACGCTGTCCTCGGCAATCTGCGCGAGTATTGGATGGTTCACTCGCTGCTCTTGCTTTACACCGTCATGCTCGCACACCACGCGTGGGCCGGGAAGAAAGGAACCAAGGACCTGGCCGACTACTACGTCGGCGGACGCAACATGGGTGGCTGGGTCATCGGGCTGTCATTCTTCGCGACGTACGCCAGCACCAACTCATTCGTCGGCTTCAGTGGCAGAACGTATGCCTGGGGCGTGCCCTGGATGCTATTCATCCCGATGGCCGTGGCATTCAGCGTCTTCTCTTGGCTCGTGGTCGCTCCTCGTCTCCGATCGTTCACCGCCGAGATGGATTCCCTGACGGTGCCGGACTTTATCGGGTTCCGTTTTGGGAGCACGCCCGCGCGCATCTTCGCAGCTCTGATCGTGATCGCCGCGTCATTCTTCTACATGACGGCAGTCTTCAAGGGTATTGGAAACCTCGTCGAGGTCTTTCTCGAGATCCCCTACAAGATCTCGATCGTCATCGTCTTCTTCGTTGTCATGACATACACGATGATCGGGGGCTTTATCAGCGTAGTAAAAACTGATGCGGTCCAGGGCGTGGTGATGATGTTAGCGGCAGTTCTGCTCTTTTTCGGCACGGTCAACGCGGCTGGCGGTCTCGGTGCCTTCTCCGAAGTGCGCAGCCAGCCCGGGGGAGAGGAGTTGTTCACCTGGGGAGGAGGCGTGGCCATTCCAGTCCTGATCGGGACGATGGTGGCGGGCCTCATAAAATTCGCAGTCGAACCCCGCCAGTTGTCGCGGTTCTTCGCACTGGAAGGAGACAAGGCGACGCGCACCGCCATGTGGGTGTCCTCCCTCACCTTCGCGGGAGTGTTTTCGCTCCTGATTCCGGTCGGGCTTTACGCGCGAAAGATCTTCCCATCGGGGATTGAAGACACCGATCTCGTTATACCGAACCTTCTCTCAGAGGTGTTCGGACAGGGAACCAGCGCCTTCCTGCTGGTCGCGATGGTGGCGGCCGCCATGTCGTCGCTCGACAGCGTGCTCTTGGTGATGGCGTCCACGACGGAGCGGGATATCGTCTCGATCCTGAAGCCCGGGCGCTCGGAGACTCAGGAGATGTTCTGGACCAAGGGATGGGTCGCGCTCTTCGCCTTTGTCACCATGCTGATTTCGCTCAATCCCCCGGGCGGCATCGTGGAACTCACAGCTTTCAGCGGAGCGCTCTACGGCGCCTGCT is a window of Longimicrobiales bacterium DNA encoding:
- a CDS encoding sodium/solute symporter (Members of the Solute:Sodium Symporter (SSS), TC 2.A.21 as described in tcdb.org, catalyze solute:Na+ symport. Known solutes for members of the family include sugars, amino acids, nucleosides, inositols, vitamins, urea or anions, depending on the system.); translation: MIDAVLGNLREYWMVHSLLLLYTVMLAHHAWAGKKGTKDLADYYVGGRNMGGWVIGLSFFATYASTNSFVGFSGRTYAWGVPWMLFIPMAVAFSVFSWLVVAPRLRSFTAEMDSLTVPDFIGFRFGSTPARIFAALIVIAASFFYMTAVFKGIGNLVEVFLEIPYKISIVIVFFVVMTYTMIGGFISVVKTDAVQGVVMMLAAVLLFFGTVNAAGGLGAFSEVRSQPGGEELFTWGGGVAIPVLIGTMVAGLIKFAVEPRQLSRFFALEGDKATRTAMWVSSLTFAGVFSLLIPVGLYARKIFPSGIEDTDLVIPNLLSEVFGQGTSAFLLVAMVAAAMSSLDSVLLVMASTTERDIVSILKPGRSETQEMFWTKGWVALFAFVTMLISLNPPGGIVELTAFSGALYGACFFPALVLGLHWKRGNGQAVIASFITGIVVLLTWGFVPGSEIVHQIFPAMALSTGIYVWLSYVGEDAASEQVVALMEAADG